Genomic window (Streptomyces cadmiisoli):
GCGAGCCAGTGGCGGCCAGTTTTGTGCGCGACCGCAGCGGCCGTGCCTGAGTCGCCGAAGTAGTCGAACACGAGGTCACCGGGGTTGGTCGCGATCGTGAGAATCTGTTGCAGCAGTTGTTCCGGCGGCGGAGCCGGCTGGTGCATGTCATCGAGCAGTCCGCGCAGGTGCTGGCGCGCTTGGAAACTTGTCCCCACGTCGGCCGCACTCCATACCGTGGAGGGCGGCTTGTCAGGGGCCTCCGATAGATAGAGCTTCAGCGTCGGACGGCCGCTGGGCGACCATGCGATACGTCCGTCGCGATCGAGTTCCTCGAAACGCTGCTGGGTGAATCGCCAAGAACGGCGGGCAGGTGGCTGTACGGCCGTGCCGAACGGACCTACCACTTCGTAGCGCAGGTTCTCACGAAGAACGGGGGAGGAAAGGTCGGCTGCTCGCCACGGCCCGCGGGGATCGTTGTCAGGGTTGCGGAAACTCGACTCTGATTCGGCTGTACGAGGGAGAGGGTTCGGCTGCCATGTCGAGGCGTCTTTCGCGAAGACAAGTAGGTAGTCGTGGCTGACCGTGAAGTGACGGGAGTTATTCCGTGCAGGCTTTGGAACGACGACTGTAGATACGAAGTTCGATCGGCCGTAGACCTTGTTCATGAGCACATGGCAGTCAGCGAACTGCCGGTCGTCGACGTGCACCCACGCAGAGCCGTCAGGGGCGAGCAGGTCGCGCACCAGACGCAGATGCACCTGCATCATGCCGAGCCAGGACGCGCGGCCGGGAGCTTCGTTGTGCTCGAACCCCCATTGCGTGTCCCACGGCGGTCGCAGATACGCCGACTTGACCCTGCCTCGATACTGGCCGGTGTCCTTCAGGGTGCGAAGTGCGTTCTCGTTGCCGCCATGGATGAGCAGGTTGTCCGCCATCTGATCAGCTTAGGGCTATGGTCCGGTGCGGGGCCGGGGAGCCGAGGCCGTGCACGTACTTCGGCACCATAAGGTTACGCTCGCTCATCGGCACGAGCGGACGTTCGGGGTGGCGTGAGCCCACGGTCTCGACTAGCGCGCTGACACATCCGCCTTGGGCGAGGATTGCGCATGGTCGGAATAACACCCCTGCACCAGTAGTCAAGCACCTGCAACGCGGCTGCTTGAGCGTCCAACGCGATCCGGACGGCCGCGTCTACCGCCACCGGCTGCGTAGTCTCGCTTTCAAGGGCGAAGACGCCCATGGAGTTCCGGCCAGCTGGATCATTACCGCCCCGGTCGCCCGGGCTGTCGCCGTCCTCGAACGCTTCCAACCAGCCGAGCAGCTCGCCGTCCAGAGTGGTGGCATCCGGCA
Coding sequences:
- a CDS encoding Shedu anti-phage system protein SduA domain-containing protein translates to MADNLLIHGGNENALRTLKDTGQYRGRVKSAYLRPPWDTQWGFEHNEAPGRASWLGMMQVHLRLVRDLLAPDGSAWVHVDDRQFADCHVLMNKVYGRSNFVSTVVVPKPARNNSRHFTVSHDYLLVFAKDASTWQPNPLPRTAESESSFRNPDNDPRGPWRAADLSSPVLRENLRYEVVGPFGTAVQPPARRSWRFTQQRFEELDRDGRIAWSPSGRPTLKLYLSEAPDKPPSTVWSAADVGTSFQARQHLRGLLDDMHQPAPPPEQLLQQILTIATNPGDLVFDYFGDSGTAAAVAHKTGRHWLAVDSESHVVRDRLDKVISGNDSGGITHEVNWTGGGHYDVIAAARPDEESGPPDSGADEHVRIQVVTYRKDGSVVPALDSTEKDHRSAELKVIRQRRELLQELRKVVSDRSAPEAAVQRIIGRNHWIFGGEYTEASERRDLLPLDQHDILLVRADRSVHVVELKKPGAALVRWHRNGLIMSNEVHEAVSQCRNYVQRMDDAGPTLETIHRNTLDLDYDYLRTRGTVVIGNPDQVEVPGVTQQMVARTIRSFNTDQSRVQVLTYLDLIERAEEALRFVEDDLETPGIESAP